In Antarcticibacterium arcticum, the genomic stretch ATGGAACTTTGAATTTTATTTTATCTTTCCCTCTTTAACTTATTTTTGAACCTTGAACCCGGAACCTTAAACCCTTTTTAACTCTTTTACTCTTTCCCTCTTTAACTTATTTTTGAACCTTGAACCCTTTTTAACTCTTTTACTCTTTCCCTCTTTAACTTATAATTTCACGAACTACAGGACAACATAGAGCATCCCGCTTTTTTCGTTGCCCAGTCGGGTCTTTTTTGGAGGATTTCGGTATCGCTTTCAGTATACGGCCGTTTCAGTGCAGTGCGCAGTTTGTCAAAAAGTTTTCTTTCGCCCTTTTCAAGTTCCCTCAATGGCCTGGTGCAGGAGGTAATTCCGCAGGATAAATTTCGGATTCGTTTTCTTCATTATTTCTGCAGAGGCTTCGGGGGAAATAGTGTTGTTTTTGCGTCTTTCAGCATAAGAGTTTATGAGTTTCAGAAATTCATCTTTTAAATCGCCGAAGGTTCGGTATAATAAGCAGGTTTAAAATACTCAAACAATTTTCCCCCTTCCGCAGAAAATGAGGGAAGATTAATCAAGAGTCTGTAAAAAATTGTCATATCCGGTTTTACCGTAGCCAAAACCTCTTCAAGTTTGGAGATCATTTTTTTGTCGGAATCAGTGACCATATCCAGCCCCAGTTTGTTCCCCATCATCTCATAATACCTTTTCCAGAAATTATCTTCGTAAGAATTAAGCGCCTCCTCAAGGGTTTCGGTATCCTTAAAAAGAGGGGTAAGCGCCGTTGCAAGCCTGCTCAGGTTCCAGAGTGCGATAGACGGCTGATTCCCAAAGGCATAACGCCTACCGGAAGATCTGTAGTATTGGGGGTAAAGGTTGGGTCATAATCATCGAGAAAGGAAAAAGGACCGTAATCTATGGTTTGGCCAAGGATAGACATATTATCTGTGTTCATTACCCCGTGTACAAAGCCTACCCGGTGCCATTCTACCATTAAAGCGGCTGTCTTGTCAATCACCTCCCGGAACCAGTTAATGATTCTGTTCTCTCCGGTATGCTGCGGAAAATATTTTCAATGGTCCAGTCTACCAGCTGTTGCAGGTTCTCTTTCTCTTTCCTGGCAGCAAGGATCTCGAAATTCCCGAACCGCAGAAAACTTTCAGAAACGCGCATTACAATGCGCCGGGTTCATAGGCCGCATTCCCGTTATAAAACATATCCCTTAAGATCCTGTCGCCGGTAGTTACAAGACTAAGCGCACGGGTAGTGGGGATGCCAAGGTGGTACATGGCCTCGCTCATTAAATATTCTCGAACCGAGGATCTTAACACCGCCCGGCCATCGGCCATACGGGAGTAGGCGGTAGGCCCGGCTCCTTTGAGTTGCATTTCCCAGCTGTGAACCGTTATGTTCCCATTCGCCAAGGGTAATAGCACGACCATCTCCCAACTGCCCCGCCCAGTTGCCAAATTGATGCCCGGCATAACACGCCGCATAAGGTTGCATGGAATAGGTAATTTTATTTCCGGCAAGGATCTTCAGGTCTCGTCCCCGGGAAAGGAAATACCCATTTCGGCCGCGAGATCTTCAGTGAAAGCGAGCAGTTTGGGATTGCTCACCGGACTGGGGTGCGTGAGGCTGTACAGCACTCCGGGGGTTTGGCGGGAGATAGATCTCCGCTCCTGTCTCCCGGAAATGATGAGGTGAATTGATTGAGAAAAGTTTTATCGCTGAGGTGCATAAGGCTTAATTATTATATGGAGAGGAATACACTGGTATAAAGATATTACTGGGAAATCCAATCTCGCCCGTAAAGGGAATTTTTTAATTTTTTTAACAATGGTCGAGTTCTAAAATAAGAATCTTATCTCCGGTTTTCAAGAAAACCCGGGTGCTTAAAAACCCTTCCTACAAGTACATATTACAGGTTATACGTTGATTTTTAGGTATCTACGTTGTTAGTCGGTAATTGTTTGCATTATATCGAAAAAGAGAAAATATTCTTTAAACCAAACCAAAAATAATGTTATTAGCTACAGTGAACTTACAATATACTGTTAAATAGCCCTATTCTAAGAATCCTTTCCCAACAGTTTTCTTGGATATTTTCAGTTACAAAGAGTTCATCTTCCCCTATATTATTCTGAATTTTCTTGAACCCGAATATATTTTTAACACCTTAATTATATTGTTATGGCAGAATTTTTACATTTAACAAAGGGCAAATTTCTGAATTTCGCCTCACAATTTTGGCTTCCTTTTCCTGGTGACGACGGGGTGGGGGCAGACGGTTATGACAGATAAACTGGATTATGCTCCGGGGGAGATTGCTGTAATTTCTGGATCCGGATGGATTGGAGATTCAAAGGTAGATATTTACATTGATGAAGATCCAGCCCTTCATGTAGATTATCAACATGATTTCTATGATGTCCTCGTGGACGAAAACGGAAATTGGAGTGTCAATTTTCAGATTGAGCAATACCACGTCGGTGTAACATTTTATGTCACTGTTAAAGGATTATATACTTTAAGGGAAGCAACAACTGTTTTTACTGATGCTAATACCAAAATAACAGTTGAAAATGCCAGTGGAGAATCGGGTGGTTCAATTACGCTTA encodes the following:
- a CDS encoding protein adenylyltransferase SelO family protein, translating into MALWNLSRLATALTPLFKDTETLEEALNSYEDNFWKRYYEMMGNKLGLDMVTDSDKKMISKLEEVLATVKPDMTIFYRLLINLPSFSAEGGKLFEYFKPAYYTEPSAI